In Bifidobacterium sp. ESL0745, one DNA window encodes the following:
- a CDS encoding thiolase family protein: MSGVRIRENDVVIAASWRTATGKFRGALSGMSAVDMATELVRRGLERSGIDAGIFDQVILGNVLATGSKQNVARQVQLGAGMPMTGTAMSINQVCGSGLKAIRLAQSAISMGDANVVLAGGSESMSNATAFARRTGKNEFDVDHWHDTLHHDALNDAFGGYAMGVTAENLAQRFKVSRDKLDRYAVDSQRKAAAAWEAGYFDDEVLPVAGLKRDETMRPRTTIEGLAKLKPVFDSDGIVTAGNTSPLSDGAAVMVVTTAGKARELGLKAQAVIRGYAEVGYRPDQMGYATIPAIKKVLERCGQKVADIDLYEVNEAFATQAWLTREQLGIDPERYNICGGALALGHALGASGARILTTLVHNLRRTGKALGVAALCVGGGQGVAMEVENIR; the protein is encoded by the coding sequence ATGAGCGGGGTGCGAATTCGCGAGAATGATGTGGTCATCGCCGCTTCGTGGCGTACGGCTACCGGCAAGTTCCGTGGTGCGCTAAGCGGCATGAGTGCGGTGGATATGGCGACTGAACTGGTCAGGCGCGGGCTCGAGCGTTCCGGCATCGATGCCGGAATATTCGACCAGGTCATTCTGGGCAATGTATTGGCCACCGGTTCCAAACAGAATGTGGCACGGCAGGTCCAGCTCGGCGCCGGTATGCCGATGACCGGCACGGCGATGAGTATCAATCAGGTCTGCGGCTCCGGCTTGAAGGCGATTCGTCTGGCCCAAAGCGCCATTTCAATGGGTGACGCCAACGTGGTGCTGGCGGGCGGATCGGAAAGCATGTCGAACGCGACCGCTTTCGCACGCCGTACCGGCAAGAACGAATTCGACGTCGATCACTGGCATGACACCTTGCATCACGACGCGCTCAATGATGCGTTCGGCGGCTACGCCATGGGGGTCACCGCCGAAAATCTTGCGCAACGGTTCAAGGTCAGTCGCGACAAGCTGGACCGTTACGCCGTCGATTCGCAGCGTAAGGCCGCCGCGGCTTGGGAGGCCGGCTATTTCGATGACGAGGTGCTGCCGGTCGCCGGTCTGAAACGAGACGAAACGATGCGGCCAAGGACGACCATTGAAGGACTTGCCAAGCTCAAACCGGTCTTTGACTCCGACGGTATTGTCACCGCTGGCAACACCTCGCCGTTGAGTGACGGGGCGGCCGTGATGGTGGTCACCACTGCTGGCAAGGCGCGCGAACTTGGCCTTAAGGCGCAGGCCGTAATTCGCGGGTATGCCGAGGTGGGGTATCGGCCCGACCAGATGGGGTATGCCACGATTCCGGCTATCAAAAAAGTGCTGGAACGCTGTGGCCAGAAGGTTGCCGATATCGATCTGTACGAAGTCAACGAGGCCTTCGCCACGCAGGCGTGGCTGACTCGCGAACAGTTGGGTATTGACCCGGAACGCTACAACATTTGCGGCGGGGCACTTGCGCTGGGGCACGCGTTGGGGGCTTCCGGCGCGAGGATATTGACCACGCTGGTCCATAACCTGCGGCGAACCGGCAAAGCGCTCGGTGTCGCGGCGCTGTGCGTCGGCGGCGGGCAGGGCGTGGCCATGGAGGTGGAGAACATACGATGA
- a CDS encoding tRNA (cytidine(34)-2'-O)-methyltransferase, protein MTDAVQTAGNATNPENKVTDMYEYGYRKSNYGPDELVTDAHGNPISVVDAMMSAKDASEAKTVTPHLCYYSPRIPGNTGSAIRLCAVTGTILHLIEPLGFNLKDTKLRRAGLDYHDMAHVVLHPDFDDLVKSMPNSRIIAFTAHATKLYTDVRYRPTDILLFGPEPGNIPDPMDIMEGPHVAEQVRLPMRPSLRSLNLTNCASIAIYEAWRQLGFKGGE, encoded by the coding sequence ATGACAGACGCAGTGCAGACGGCGGGAAACGCCACAAATCCCGAAAACAAAGTCACCGATATGTATGAATACGGCTATCGCAAGTCCAATTACGGGCCGGACGAGCTCGTAACCGACGCGCATGGCAACCCGATCAGCGTGGTCGACGCGATGATGAGCGCCAAGGATGCCAGCGAGGCCAAAACGGTGACACCGCACCTATGCTATTATTCCCCGCGCATCCCCGGCAATACCGGCTCCGCGATTCGCCTGTGTGCGGTGACCGGGACGATCCTGCACCTGATCGAACCGCTCGGCTTCAACCTCAAAGACACGAAGCTGCGTCGTGCCGGCCTTGATTATCACGATATGGCCCACGTCGTGCTCCACCCGGATTTCGACGACCTGGTGAAGTCCATGCCCAACTCGCGCATCATCGCCTTCACCGCGCACGCGACCAAGCTGTACACCGATGTGCGGTACCGCCCAACCGACATCCTGCTGTTCGGCCCGGAGCCGGGCAACATCCCCGATCCGATGGACATTATGGAAGGCCCCCACGTCGCCGAGCAGGTGCGTCTGCCGATGCGACCGAGCTTGCGCTCACTAAATCTCACGAACTGCGCCTCCATCGCCATCTACGAGGCCTGGCGCCAGCTCGGATTCAAGGGCGGGGAATAA
- a CDS encoding PFL family protein gives MLNIMEVHETNQMIEQEKLDVRTITMGISLLDCAASDVDTVCDNIYHKITDKARDLVKVGKAIERDFGIPIVNKRITVTPIALVGASSCKSPDDFVKIAHALDRAAKKVGVDLIGGYTALVSKSMTPAERMLIESIPQALSQTDIVCSSVNVGSTKTGIDMDAVELLGHVIKDTAYVTRDNDSYGCVKFVAFCNAPDDNPFMAGGFHGVTEGDVVVNVGVSGPGVVSRALDQAKGKDFEFLCETIKRTAFKITRVGQLVAQEASKRLGVPFGIIDLSLAPTAAVGDSVGEVLEKIGLDQVGAPGTTAALAMLNDQVKKGGIMASSYVGGLSGAFIPVSEDKNMIDAAASGCLTIEKLEAMTCVCSVGLDMIAIPGVTTAFTISGMIADEAAIGMVNQKTTAVRVIPVYGKGVGAVANFGGLMGYAPIIPVNQTSCEAFVTRGGRIPAPIHSFKN, from the coding sequence ATGCTGAACATTATGGAGGTCCACGAGACCAATCAGATGATCGAGCAGGAAAAGCTCGACGTACGCACCATTACCATGGGTATTTCGCTGCTTGACTGCGCTGCCTCGGACGTGGACACGGTCTGCGACAACATCTACCACAAGATCACCGACAAGGCGCGTGATCTCGTGAAGGTCGGCAAGGCCATCGAACGCGACTTCGGCATTCCGATTGTCAACAAGCGCATCACCGTCACCCCGATCGCGCTGGTAGGGGCGAGTTCCTGCAAGTCGCCGGACGACTTCGTCAAGATCGCGCATGCGCTCGACCGCGCGGCCAAGAAGGTCGGTGTCGACCTGATCGGCGGCTATACGGCGTTGGTCTCCAAATCGATGACGCCGGCCGAACGCATGCTTATCGAATCCATTCCGCAAGCACTATCGCAAACCGATATCGTCTGCTCGTCGGTCAACGTCGGCTCCACCAAAACCGGTATCGATATGGACGCCGTCGAGCTTCTGGGCCACGTCATCAAAGACACCGCCTACGTCACGCGCGACAACGACAGCTACGGCTGTGTGAAATTCGTCGCCTTCTGCAATGCCCCCGACGACAACCCATTTATGGCCGGCGGCTTCCATGGGGTCACCGAGGGCGATGTGGTCGTCAACGTCGGCGTCTCCGGTCCCGGCGTGGTTTCGCGCGCGCTCGACCAAGCCAAGGGCAAGGATTTCGAATTCCTGTGTGAGACCATCAAACGCACCGCTTTCAAGATCACCCGTGTCGGCCAGCTCGTCGCGCAGGAGGCCTCGAAGCGGCTTGGCGTGCCCTTTGGCATCATCGACCTGTCGTTGGCTCCCACAGCAGCCGTCGGCGATTCGGTGGGCGAGGTCTTGGAGAAGATCGGCCTTGACCAGGTCGGCGCCCCCGGCACCACCGCGGCGCTCGCGATGCTGAACGACCAGGTCAAGAAGGGCGGCATCATGGCCTCCTCATACGTTGGTGGACTTTCCGGTGCGTTCATCCCGGTCTCCGAAGACAAGAACATGATTGACGCGGCTGCGTCCGGCTGCCTGACCATCGAAAAGCTCGAGGCGATGACCTGCGTCTGCTCGGTCGGTCTTGACATGATCGCCATTCCGGGCGTCACCACGGCCTTCACGATTTCCGGCATGATCGCCGATGAGGCCGCCATCGGCATGGTCAACCAAAAGACCACCGCCGTGCGCGTTATCCCGGTTTATGGCAAGGGTGTTGGAGCGGTTGCGAATTTCGGCGGCCTCATGGGTTATGCTCCGATTATTCCGGTCAACCAGACCTCGTGCGAGGCCTTCGTCACCCGTGGCGGCCGCATTCCCGCCCCGATCCACAGCTTCAAGAACTGA
- a CDS encoding hydroxymethylglutaryl-CoA synthase, with product MMQGTNVTVNATVGIDKINFYTPNHYLDLVDLAQARGVDPNKFLIGIGQSKMSVAALDQDIVAMAANAAEPMLSADDRQKIGLLIVATESSIDQSKAAALFVQDLLELTGNLRAIEIKEACYGATAGIQLACDYVRSHPGRKALVIASDIARYGLDTPGEVTQGAGAVAMLVASDPAILAIEPESLYESRSTGDFWRPNYSTLAFARGKFSEEVYIGMFEELWAKAQDQEMANPEHLQALLFHIPFSKMGRKGLRTLGGGKIAEADYVRLTERFEQSIVYGKEVGNIYTGSIYLALLSLLENDESLRAGDRIGFYSYGSGSVAELYFGTLQPNYRQRLDVQAHRTLLDNRERLDMREYEAMFSAALVTDGSEQDLGRSDHSVAAPHYLAGVKNHERQYR from the coding sequence ATGATGCAAGGAACCAACGTAACCGTCAATGCCACCGTCGGCATCGACAAAATCAACTTCTACACGCCCAACCACTATCTCGATCTGGTTGATTTGGCGCAGGCACGCGGTGTAGATCCGAACAAATTCCTCATCGGCATCGGGCAGAGCAAAATGTCGGTCGCAGCGCTCGACCAGGACATCGTCGCCATGGCCGCCAACGCCGCCGAGCCCATGCTTTCTGCCGATGACAGGCAGAAAATCGGTCTGCTGATCGTCGCCACGGAAAGCAGCATCGACCAGTCCAAGGCCGCCGCACTGTTCGTGCAGGACTTGCTGGAACTCACCGGCAATCTGCGTGCCATCGAAATCAAGGAAGCCTGCTACGGCGCGACCGCCGGCATCCAGTTGGCGTGCGATTACGTGCGCAGCCACCCCGGCCGCAAGGCACTGGTCATCGCTTCCGACATCGCGCGTTACGGCCTCGATACGCCCGGCGAAGTGACGCAGGGTGCAGGCGCGGTGGCGATGCTTGTCGCGAGTGATCCCGCCATCCTCGCCATCGAACCGGAATCGCTGTACGAAAGCCGCAGCACCGGCGACTTCTGGAGGCCGAACTATTCCACGCTCGCCTTCGCACGCGGCAAATTCTCGGAGGAAGTCTACATCGGGATGTTCGAGGAACTCTGGGCCAAAGCGCAGGATCAGGAGATGGCAAATCCGGAACATTTACAGGCGCTGCTTTTCCATATCCCGTTCTCGAAAATGGGGCGCAAGGGCCTGCGAACGCTGGGAGGTGGCAAGATCGCCGAGGCCGATTATGTGCGCTTGACCGAGCGTTTCGAGCAAAGCATCGTCTACGGCAAAGAGGTGGGCAACATCTATACCGGTTCGATTTATCTCGCGTTGCTTTCGTTGCTTGAGAATGACGAAAGCCTCAGGGCCGGCGATCGCATCGGCTTCTATTCCTACGGCTCCGGTTCCGTGGCAGAGCTCTATTTCGGTACGTTGCAGCCCAACTACCGTCAACGTTTGGATGTGCAGGCTCACCGCACTTTACTCGACAACCGCGAGCGGCTGGACATGCGCGAATACGAGGCGATGTTCAGCGCCGCCTTGGTGACGGACGGTTCCGAGCAGGATCTCGGCCGCAGCGATCACAGCGTCGCCGCCCCGCACTATCTGGCCGGTGTCAAGAACCACGAGCGTCAGTATCGCTGA
- a CDS encoding hydroxymethylglutaryl-CoA reductase translates to MTKFYELSTAERIAQLHTEGAIGDDDLRVLSDEPALPTAVATNMVENQIGNFPVPLGLADHFVVDGEALRVPMAVEEPSVIAAASNAAHRIARAGGFRTSVRRDGITAQIVFMKDDSSSRSDNGDENVSVQMPSQVRQVNKNADGFAINNQQNHDSLQSDNGGLMTFVREHEAQIRKVAHDAHPSLQTHGGGLRKIGVSASAEGFSEIDLLVDPGHAMGANVVNTIAEAVARYCAERLGGLDLLMAILSNDARDQRAQSEARIDFDNLPTRDMDGEQVARRIVAAARFAQISPLRAATHNKGIMNGIGAVVLATGNDTRNINAAAYADLNEQRRTWTNWTIDKKHRQLVGNIDIPLPLGSVGGAMSTLPMAKLSLKFLHNPDASRLMGIVASVGLASNLAAMRALVTRGIQDGHMNLQYKSLAMSAGARPDELQQIVAGLRADPAKASLKTATNLVNQLRNTLK, encoded by the coding sequence ATGACAAAATTCTATGAGCTTTCCACGGCCGAGCGGATTGCGCAATTGCACACCGAAGGCGCGATCGGTGACGATGATCTGCGTGTGCTGAGCGACGAACCGGCGCTGCCGACCGCCGTGGCCACCAATATGGTGGAGAACCAGATCGGTAATTTTCCGGTACCGCTTGGCCTGGCCGATCATTTTGTGGTAGATGGTGAGGCTTTACGGGTACCAATGGCCGTCGAGGAACCGTCGGTGATTGCCGCCGCCAGCAACGCCGCCCACCGCATCGCTCGTGCAGGTGGTTTCCGTACGTCTGTTCGACGTGACGGCATCACCGCGCAGATTGTGTTTATGAAAGATGATTCCTCATCGCGTTCGGATAACGGTGACGAGAATGTATCTGTGCAAATGCCAAGTCAAGTTCGTCAGGTTAATAAAAATGCCGATGGTTTTGCGATAAATAATCAGCAAAATCACGATTCCTTACAATCTGATAACGGTGGCCTTATGACATTTGTGCGTGAGCATGAGGCACAAATCCGCAAGGTCGCGCACGACGCACACCCCAGTCTTCAGACGCATGGAGGCGGGTTGCGCAAGATCGGTGTTTCCGCGTCGGCTGAGGGATTCTCCGAAATCGACCTGTTGGTCGACCCGGGCCACGCGATGGGCGCCAACGTCGTCAATACCATCGCTGAAGCGGTTGCCAGATATTGTGCCGAGCGGCTTGGCGGACTCGACCTGCTGATGGCGATACTCTCCAACGATGCGCGTGACCAACGGGCGCAGTCCGAGGCGCGTATTGATTTCGATAATCTGCCTACCCGCGATATGGATGGGGAACAGGTCGCGCGGCGTATTGTGGCGGCTGCCCGATTCGCGCAGATTTCACCATTGCGCGCGGCTACGCACAACAAGGGCATCATGAACGGCATCGGTGCCGTGGTGCTGGCGACCGGCAACGATACCAGAAACATCAACGCCGCCGCTTATGCCGACCTCAATGAGCAGCGTCGGACGTGGACGAACTGGACCATCGATAAAAAACATCGCCAACTGGTCGGCAATATCGATATTCCGCTGCCGTTGGGCAGTGTCGGTGGTGCGATGTCGACATTGCCGATGGCCAAACTCAGCTTGAAATTCCTCCATAACCCTGATGCCTCGCGGCTTATGGGCATCGTCGCCAGCGTCGGTCTCGCCTCCAACCTTGCGGCGATGCGGGCGCTGGTGACGCGCGGCATCCAGGACGGCCACATGAATCTGCAATACAAAAGCCTTGCAATGTCGGCTGGAGCCAGGCCGGATGAACTGCAACAAATCGTCGCCGGACTCCGTGCCGATCCTGCAAAAGCCAGTTTAAAAACTGCGACAAACTTGGTCAATCAACTGCGTAATACATTGAAATGA
- a CDS encoding ACT domain-containing protein — MDKAVITVVGQDTVGIIAQVCTYLSQHKVNVLDISQTIIDGFFNMMMIVDHSKSDEEFSTLVDGLEALGEKIGVRIRCQREEIFTKMHRV; from the coding sequence ATGGATAAAGCGGTCATTACGGTGGTCGGGCAGGACACGGTCGGCATCATCGCGCAGGTCTGCACTTACCTTTCGCAGCATAAAGTCAACGTCCTCGACATTTCGCAGACTATCATCGACGGGTTCTTCAACATGATGATGATCGTCGATCACTCCAAGTCCGACGAGGAATTTTCGACGCTGGTCGACGGCCTCGAAGCGCTTGGCGAGAAGATCGGCGTGCGCATCCGCTGCCAGCGTGAGGAAATCTTCACCAAGATGCACCGCGTCTGA